In Funiculus sociatus GB2-C1, one DNA window encodes the following:
- a CDS encoding SMODS domain-containing nucleotidyltransferase produces the protein MKSISDFFEEFLKDEVNLNPTRLKVAKKGINTMKKFLKKSDIFKGHILQFSPQGSYRQGTIIKPLNGKDFDVDLLVILKEFEGWKAKDYLNNLHQVFKDSDKYQDIVDRRGKSRCVTIDYASDFHIDIIPAIEIDGRFKIMNKNSNTFEDTDGDGYAEWFEKKNSITSSKFLTKTVRLFKYLRDIKLTFSIKSILLTTLLGEQVYDYEDNTYYQETYYKDLHTTLKTLFNRLDSYLQARPYLNDDITNNPVLSSEKFNRHWDQDKYSNFREKVNDYNQWVNDAYEEQDVNEAVKKWRKIFGDDFGEIQEKAVSTSASAKFSVIDSVDYEEFIEHKYPDDLDNDWRLALSVNPKSRSGFRDFHYPKDVWLRFYVDKNKSFLPNNTVIKWKVKNSGQEARNKHQLRGRIEEDDSENWTKTEHTKYKGRHYVECYALRNGFVIATDIIYVTVV, from the coding sequence ATGAAGTCCATTTCTGATTTTTTTGAGGAATTCTTGAAGGACGAAGTTAACTTAAATCCTACTCGGCTTAAAGTAGCCAAGAAGGGTATAAATACAATGAAGAAATTTCTTAAAAAAAGTGATATCTTCAAAGGCCATATTCTTCAGTTTTCTCCACAAGGCTCTTATAGGCAAGGGACAATCATTAAGCCACTTAATGGGAAAGATTTTGATGTTGATCTACTTGTTATTTTAAAAGAGTTTGAAGGATGGAAAGCAAAAGATTATCTAAACAATTTACATCAAGTCTTTAAGGATAGCGATAAGTACCAAGATATAGTTGACAGAAGAGGTAAGTCGAGGTGTGTCACCATAGACTATGCTAGTGATTTTCATATTGATATCATTCCTGCTATTGAAATAGATGGCCGCTTCAAAATTATGAATAAAAATAGTAATACATTTGAAGATACAGATGGAGATGGTTATGCAGAGTGGTTTGAAAAGAAAAATTCAATAACTTCAAGCAAGTTTCTGACAAAGACTGTCAGGCTCTTCAAGTATCTCAGAGATATCAAGCTTACCTTTTCCATTAAGTCAATACTTTTAACTACATTATTAGGTGAACAAGTATATGACTATGAAGACAATACATACTATCAAGAAACGTACTACAAGGATTTACATACAACTTTAAAAACTTTGTTCAACAGACTGGATAGTTATCTTCAAGCTAGACCTTACCTGAATGATGATATTACTAATAATCCAGTTTTATCAAGTGAAAAGTTTAATCGTCATTGGGATCAAGATAAATACTCTAACTTCAGGGAAAAAGTTAATGATTACAATCAGTGGGTTAATGATGCCTACGAAGAACAAGATGTTAATGAAGCTGTTAAAAAATGGAGAAAAATATTTGGAGATGACTTTGGTGAAATACAGGAAAAAGCTGTATCTACATCTGCCTCCGCAAAATTTTCTGTAATAGATTCAGTTGATTACGAGGAATTTATTGAACACAAGTATCCTGATGACTTAGATAATGATTGGCGTTTAGCCCTCTCTGTGAATCCTAAATCCAGAAGTGGCTTTCGTGACTTTCACTATCCAAAGGATGTCTGGTTAAGGTTTTATGTTGATAAAAATAAGAGTTTCCTACCGAATAACACAGTTATTAAGTGGAAAGTGAAAAATAGTGGACAAGAAGCTCGAAATAAGCATCAGCTAAGAGGAAGGATTGAAGAAGATGACTCTGAAAACTGGACTAAAACCGAACATACAAAATACAAAGGTAGACATTATGTCGAATGCTATGCTCTGAGAAACGGGTTTGTAATAGCAACAGACATAATTTATGTTACTGTAGTCTAG
- a CDS encoding CBASS cGAMP-activated phospholipase has product MVFKILAIDGGGIRGLYAAYILKRIREEFDIIFSEYFDLIVGTSTGSIIAGALAVDRPIEKIVIIYEVEGRKIFTSNSFSLNGFYRSKYSKKHLENILNKEIGNKILSDIKKTRLIIPATDIANGQAFVFKSSYLEEFVRDKNIKIVDAILSSCSAPIYFDPNRLENYLLADGGLWANNPALVGLTEAIGKLEIDKNDVRILSIGTGIGKHYYKIDSAETRNWGLVNGWEGKKIIDIILNLQSTSAENIVRLILKEEKYLRLNFITDSKLSLDKLDILEELKTKADHTFTYEVNKIKSFLEL; this is encoded by the coding sequence GTGGTATTCAAAATTCTGGCTATTGATGGTGGTGGCATTCGAGGTTTATACGCAGCATATATCCTAAAAAGGATTCGTGAAGAATTCGATATAATATTTTCGGAATATTTCGATTTAATTGTGGGCACTAGCACTGGCTCTATCATTGCCGGAGCGCTTGCGGTTGATCGCCCAATAGAAAAGATAGTAATAATTTACGAAGTAGAAGGTAGAAAAATTTTTACCTCGAATAGTTTTAGTCTAAATGGTTTCTATAGAAGTAAGTATTCCAAAAAACATCTAGAAAATATTCTGAATAAAGAAATTGGAAATAAAATACTTTCTGACATCAAGAAAACCAGATTGATTATACCAGCTACTGATATTGCAAATGGACAAGCTTTTGTATTTAAATCTTCATATCTAGAAGAGTTTGTTAGAGATAAGAATATAAAAATTGTTGATGCAATTTTGTCGTCTTGTTCGGCTCCTATCTATTTTGATCCCAATAGGCTTGAAAATTACCTACTAGCAGATGGTGGACTTTGGGCAAATAATCCGGCTTTAGTAGGGCTGACAGAAGCTATAGGTAAGTTGGAAATAGATAAAAATGATGTAAGGATACTATCGATAGGTACTGGGATTGGTAAGCATTACTATAAAATTGATAGTGCGGAAACTAGAAATTGGGGTCTGGTTAACGGATGGGAAGGTAAGAAAATCATTGATATCATACTGAATTTGCAGTCTACATCTGCCGAAAACATAGTTAGGCTGATTCTTAAAGAAGAAAAATACTTAAGACTAAACTTTATTACGGATTCTAAGCTTAGTCTGGATAAGCTAGATATTTTAGAAGAATTAAAAACCAAAGCTGATCATACATTCACTTATGAAGTGAATAAAATTAAAAGTTTTTTAGAACTGTAG
- a CDS encoding cytochrome P450 produces MPAVHLPPGPKGHFLVGHLPEINRDPLKFLSKCAREYGDLVCWQFGPFPAFLANHPDLIEQVLVTQYPNFVKSSVYRRGLRVVGNGLLTSEGDFWQRQRRLVQPAFHQERIVAYGKVMVDYTEQLIDQWRDGEIRDIHQHMMLLTEEIVSKTLFDVDIKDEAEGVQAALNAVMDFNSNLANQYFLPGWMPTPSNLRYQRAIKQLDAIVYRIINERRASGKDTGDLLSLLLQVRDESDGTGMSDRQVRDEAMTLFLAGHETTANAMTWTWFLLAQHPEVEAKLQEELKRVLGDRAPTVADLRQLPYTERVVLESMRLYPPVWGMSRRAVKDCVLGGYEVKAGTTVFINQWAMHRDPRFFENPEVFNPDRWADNFIKKLPTFAYFPFGGGSRICIGKAFAMMEASLLLAAIAQKFRLTLQPEYPVVLQPSLTLRPKHGMKMLVTQR; encoded by the coding sequence ATGCCCGCAGTACATTTACCACCTGGCCCTAAAGGTCATTTTCTTGTAGGTCATCTTCCAGAAATAAACCGCGATCCACTTAAGTTCTTGAGCAAATGTGCTAGGGAGTATGGCGATCTTGTTTGCTGGCAGTTTGGGCCATTTCCAGCTTTTTTAGCGAACCATCCCGACTTGATCGAGCAAGTCTTAGTCACTCAATACCCTAACTTTGTTAAAAGTAGTGTGTACCGACGCGGATTGCGCGTTGTAGGGAACGGCTTACTGACCAGTGAAGGCGACTTTTGGCAGCGTCAGCGTCGTCTGGTTCAACCAGCTTTTCATCAGGAACGAATTGTCGCCTATGGGAAGGTAATGGTTGACTATACTGAGCAATTAATTGACCAATGGCGCGATGGCGAAATCCGCGATATTCATCAACATATGATGTTGCTGACCGAAGAAATTGTGTCAAAAACACTGTTTGATGTTGATATTAAAGATGAAGCAGAAGGGGTGCAGGCGGCGTTAAATGCAGTGATGGATTTTAATTCCAATCTTGCTAATCAATATTTCCTTCCTGGTTGGATGCCTACTCCTAGTAACTTACGCTATCAACGAGCAATTAAACAATTAGATGCGATTGTTTATCGCATTATTAACGAGCGAAGAGCAAGCGGCAAGGACACAGGCGATTTACTTTCCCTATTGCTTCAAGTGCGGGATGAATCTGATGGAACTGGGATGAGCGATCGCCAAGTGCGAGATGAAGCAATGACTCTATTTTTGGCGGGTCATGAAACGACTGCTAACGCCATGACATGGACATGGTTTCTACTTGCACAACACCCAGAAGTAGAAGCGAAATTGCAAGAAGAATTGAAGAGGGTGTTGGGCGATCGCGCACCCACGGTTGCCGATTTACGTCAGTTGCCTTACACAGAGCGAGTTGTGTTGGAATCAATGCGACTGTATCCGCCGGTGTGGGGAATGAGCCGACGTGCTGTAAAAGACTGCGTTCTGGGGGGGTATGAGGTGAAAGCGGGTACAACTGTGTTTATCAATCAGTGGGCGATGCACCGAGATCCTCGCTTCTTTGAAAATCCAGAAGTTTTCAACCCCGATCGTTGGGCAGATAATTTCATCAAAAAGTTGCCCACCTTTGCCTATTTTCCCTTTGGTGGCGGGTCGCGAATCTGCATTGGCAAGGCTTTTGCCATGATGGAGGCAAGCTTACTGCTGGCAGCGATCGCGCAAAAGTTTCGCCTGACTCTACAACCAGAGTATCCGGTGGTGCTGCAACCCTCGTTAACACTCCGCCCAAAACATGGGATGAAGATGTTGGTGACTCAGCGATAA
- a CDS encoding DEAD/DEAH box helicase, whose amino-acid sequence MTFDNLGLSTDLLRAVADSGYTEPTPIQQQAIPAILKGQDVFASAQTGTGKTAGFTLPLLQLLGTTKTKQVHRPTRALILTPTRELADQVKDSVKTYGKYLSLRAAAIYGGVGIKPQVQTLHRGVDIVVATPGRLLDHIGQKTVDLSQIEILVLDECDRMLDMGFIRDIRKILAILPPSRQTLMFSATFSKPIQQLASGLLKSPTQIEVAPRNTAAQQVEQVVHPVDRDRKRELLSHMIGFHNWKQVLVFTRTKHGANRLAEQLAQDGLKSTAIHGNKSQAARTRALQDFKQGKVRVLVATDVASRGLDIDQLPHVVNFELPNVPEDYVHRIGRTGRAGNEGRAISLVSEDEYPFLKDIERLLNKPLVKTVVPGYEPSAPVKIVIDQPKGQGQRANQGRSNRAKPQAPSAPTRSKKPASPGRARKRLHTV is encoded by the coding sequence ATGACATTTGATAACCTCGGTCTTTCGACAGACCTGCTTCGTGCTGTTGCTGACTCTGGCTACACTGAACCAACCCCCATTCAGCAGCAAGCAATTCCCGCAATCCTGAAAGGACAAGACGTTTTCGCCAGCGCCCAAACTGGAACGGGCAAGACTGCTGGCTTTACCCTGCCTTTACTGCAACTCCTGGGTACCACCAAGACCAAGCAGGTGCATCGCCCGACTCGCGCCCTCATTCTCACACCTACTCGCGAACTGGCAGATCAGGTAAAAGATAGCGTCAAAACTTATGGCAAATACCTGTCGCTGAGAGCGGCAGCAATTTATGGCGGCGTGGGAATTAAGCCGCAAGTTCAAACGCTGCATCGGGGAGTTGATATTGTAGTAGCTACGCCCGGTCGCTTGCTTGACCACATTGGGCAAAAGACTGTGGATCTCTCGCAGATAGAGATACTGGTGCTGGATGAATGCGATCGCATGTTAGACATGGGCTTCATCCGCGACATCCGCAAAATTTTGGCAATTCTCCCCCCATCCCGCCAAACGCTGATGTTTTCTGCCACCTTCTCTAAACCGATTCAGCAGCTTGCCAGCGGCCTGTTAAAATCTCCGACCCAGATCGAAGTTGCTCCCCGTAATACCGCCGCACAGCAGGTAGAGCAGGTGGTGCATCCGGTCGATCGCGATCGCAAGCGAGAACTGCTTTCTCATATGATCGGGTTCCACAACTGGAAACAGGTGCTAGTCTTCACCCGCACCAAACACGGAGCAAACCGTCTAGCCGAGCAACTTGCTCAAGATGGGCTGAAAAGCACTGCAATTCATGGCAACAAAAGTCAGGCAGCCCGCACCCGTGCGCTGCAAGACTTTAAGCAAGGGAAAGTGCGGGTATTAGTAGCCACTGATGTAGCATCACGGGGTCTAGATATCGATCAGCTGCCCCACGTAGTCAACTTTGAACTGCCCAATGTACCAGAAGACTATGTGCATCGCATTGGTCGCACAGGTCGCGCTGGAAACGAAGGACGAGCAATTTCCCTCGTCAGCGAAGATGAATATCCATTCCTCAAAGACATCGAAAGATTGCTCAATAAACCCCTTGTCAAAACTGTGGTTCCAGGCTACGAGCCAAGCGCCCCAGTCAAGATCGTGATAGACCAGCCGAAGGGTCAGGGTCAGCGCGCAAACCAAGGTCGCAGTAACCGAGCCAAGCCCCAGGCACCATCCGCACCCACCCGCAGCAAAAAGCCTGCCTCACCAGGTCGTGCTCGCAAAAGGCTGCACACTGTTTAA
- a CDS encoding P-II family nitrogen regulator: MPHDPSPVKSAVLLTIIAETVLKDAIVNLFKSNNVSGYTINQVQGEGSHGRRLGDIAGYNTNIEIKTIVSLEVCDSIFWSIKDYQGKHALMAFRQNVEALA; encoded by the coding sequence ATGCCCCACGACCCCAGCCCAGTCAAATCCGCTGTCCTACTCACCATTATTGCTGAAACAGTGCTTAAAGATGCTATTGTCAACTTGTTTAAAAGCAATAACGTAAGCGGCTACACCATTAATCAAGTGCAGGGTGAGGGTAGCCACGGCAGACGCTTAGGAGACATAGCGGGCTACAACACTAATATTGAAATCAAGACCATTGTTTCACTAGAAGTATGTGATTCTATTTTTTGGTCTATAAAAGACTATCAGGGTAAGCACGCCTTAATGGCCTTCCGACAGAATGTAGAAGCCTTGGCTTAA
- a CDS encoding nucleotidyltransferase family protein, whose translation MDSATRLQKILVDSPIGVVSPAIALLNLPDWWLAGGAVRNTVWRSLFGNECQLIINDFDIAFFDALGDRSQELTAKATLTAQFPDYKFDVKNQASFARWRSGRRPYNSTEDGVTDWLHTATAVGVRLDTQGEWQFFTPYGLDDLFNGIIRPTPAHIDNPDAESKATSFLQKCPCLRLA comes from the coding sequence ATGGATAGCGCCACTCGCCTCCAGAAGATTTTGGTTGATTCGCCGATTGGTGTTGTGTCACCTGCGATCGCGCTTTTGAATCTTCCCGACTGGTGGTTAGCAGGTGGTGCGGTGCGAAATACGGTTTGGCGATCGCTATTTGGCAACGAGTGTCAGTTAATCATCAATGACTTTGACATTGCCTTTTTTGATGCGCTTGGAGATCGTTCCCAAGAACTCACTGCCAAGGCTACCCTGACAGCCCAGTTTCCTGACTACAAGTTCGATGTCAAAAATCAAGCGAGTTTTGCACGTTGGCGTTCCGGTCGCAGACCTTACAACAGCACTGAAGATGGGGTCACTGATTGGCTACACACCGCGACGGCTGTAGGCGTTCGGTTAGATACTCAAGGAGAATGGCAGTTTTTTACTCCTTATGGTCTGGATGACTTGTTTAATGGCATCATCCGACCGACTCCAGCACATATAGACAACCCGGACGCTGAAAGTAAAGCGACTTCGTTTCTACAAAAATGTCCTTGCCTGCGTCTAGCATAG
- a CDS encoding PAP/fibrillin family protein yields the protein MVGDDAARFALKTELLQRVEALGLQQALFPSDGELIDAIVQRLESINPIPQPLHPDHHPSLLGNWLLVYASRGTVVTRQLASIPDFGGGINIKRVWQRLVAGGTGNISASNGAFLDLPLLGEWQLQADGVWTWGADEKMAKVSFDSFSMQATKLFGMESWSFPELKIPVLEFLRNEAEWTTSYLDEEIRVGRGATGNLFVFRRE from the coding sequence ATGGTAGGAGATGACGCAGCGAGATTTGCCCTAAAAACTGAACTCTTGCAACGAGTAGAAGCGTTAGGGCTACAGCAAGCCTTATTTCCCTCTGATGGAGAGCTAATTGATGCAATTGTGCAACGGCTAGAAAGCATCAATCCCATCCCACAGCCACTCCACCCCGACCATCACCCTTCTCTACTCGGTAACTGGCTGTTGGTGTACGCATCAAGAGGAACCGTTGTTACCCGTCAGCTGGCATCAATTCCAGATTTTGGGGGAGGAATAAACATCAAACGGGTGTGGCAAAGGTTGGTTGCAGGGGGTACTGGGAATATTTCTGCTTCTAACGGTGCTTTTCTTGACTTACCCCTGCTGGGGGAATGGCAGTTACAAGCTGATGGCGTTTGGACTTGGGGCGCAGATGAGAAGATGGCTAAGGTGAGCTTTGACAGTTTTTCTATGCAAGCAACAAAGCTTTTTGGCATGGAAAGCTGGAGTTTTCCTGAGCTGAAAATACCAGTATTGGAATTCCTCCGGAATGAGGCAGAGTGGACAACCTCTTATTTAGACGAAGAAATTAGGGTAGGACGAGGTGCAACAGGCAATTTGTTTGTGTTTCGTCGTGAGTGA
- a CDS encoding response regulator transcription factor codes for MSKGELGAIAVMVSASNSIVRAGLESIIHASQLLEIVGSSSSFAIQEKLVEELQPDVVLLEWSIPDDAAEEKILALGALSPALVILADNADDTWVESALQVGVQAILPLKATANEIVAAVVAAAAGLVVLHPDFLDSLLPRSESFTRTLPASPIQALTGREIEVLGMLAQGMGNKSIAKRLSISEHTVKFHVSSIFQKLNASSRTEAVTLGVRLGLIML; via the coding sequence ATGAGCAAGGGAGAACTCGGCGCGATCGCGGTTATGGTAAGTGCTTCTAACTCCATTGTCCGTGCGGGTTTAGAAAGCATCATCCACGCTTCTCAATTGCTGGAGATAGTCGGTAGTTCCTCTAGTTTTGCCATCCAAGAGAAGCTAGTTGAAGAGTTACAACCCGACGTGGTGCTGCTGGAGTGGAGCATACCTGATGACGCTGCTGAAGAGAAAATACTCGCTCTTGGCGCTCTATCTCCTGCCCTTGTCATTTTGGCTGACAACGCCGATGATACTTGGGTAGAGTCAGCTTTGCAAGTTGGAGTCCAGGCAATATTACCGCTCAAGGCGACGGCTAATGAAATTGTAGCTGCTGTCGTGGCGGCAGCTGCGGGGCTAGTGGTGCTGCATCCTGACTTTCTGGATTCTCTGCTACCCCGTAGCGAGTCTTTCACCCGCACATTACCCGCTTCGCCAATTCAAGCGCTTACCGGACGGGAGATTGAAGTTTTGGGTATGCTGGCTCAGGGAATGGGGAATAAGAGCATTGCCAAGCGATTAAGCATCTCTGAGCATACCGTCAAGTTCCACGTATCATCTATATTTCAAAAGCTGAATGCTTCCAGCCGGACTGAGGCTGTCACACTGGGTGTACGGCTTGGTTTGATTATGCTTTAA
- a CDS encoding S1C family serine protease: MSSSESSMSSVLLTLSNNLADTVEQVGRCVVAVNVRGSHRGHWRSRISSSGIHWRSGIIITSDETIKRSEEITVTLADGRTVPVTVLGRDATTDVAVLKLQDVDLPVAEIGDASTLKVGHLVLALAQGKENGITASMGVVSAVGDAWRSMSGGLIDQFLRPDLNLYSGFPGGPLVEVTTGKVVGMNTSGPRNMALTIPASTVNRVLDQLLSKGRIGRGYLGLGMQPVRLPDTLKSTLNLDSTGGVIVINVEPNGPADKAGVMIGDVLIAMEGKPVSDTGDVQALLGTQSVGKTLKVQLVRGGALVELAIAVGEK; this comes from the coding sequence ATGTCTTCATCTGAATCTTCGATGTCTAGTGTGCTGCTGACTCTCTCCAACAATTTAGCTGATACCGTTGAGCAAGTGGGTCGGTGCGTTGTTGCGGTTAATGTGCGAGGCTCCCATAGAGGACATTGGCGATCGCGTATTTCTTCAAGCGGTATCCACTGGCGAAGCGGTATTATCATCACCTCGGACGAAACCATCAAGCGTTCTGAGGAAATCACCGTCACCCTAGCAGATGGTCGCACAGTACCAGTTACGGTGTTAGGTCGCGACGCTACCACCGATGTAGCTGTCCTCAAACTACAAGATGTAGACTTACCCGTTGCGGAAATTGGCGATGCTTCCACACTTAAGGTAGGTCATCTGGTACTTGCACTTGCACAAGGGAAAGAAAACGGTATCACTGCTTCTATGGGTGTTGTCAGTGCTGTAGGTGACGCTTGGCGTAGCATGAGCGGCGGCTTAATTGACCAATTTCTGCGCCCAGATTTAAACTTATATTCTGGTTTCCCAGGCGGCCCCTTGGTCGAGGTGACAACAGGTAAAGTTGTCGGGATGAATACCTCTGGGCCTCGGAATATGGCTTTAACCATTCCGGCTTCTACCGTAAACCGGGTGCTTGACCAGCTGCTGTCAAAAGGACGCATTGGACGCGGCTATTTGGGTTTGGGTATGCAGCCTGTACGCCTACCCGATACTCTCAAGAGTACGCTAAATCTAGATTCTACTGGTGGGGTAATTGTTATCAACGTGGAGCCGAATGGCCCTGCTGATAAGGCTGGCGTAATGATTGGCGATGTGCTGATAGCGATGGAGGGCAAGCCTGTGAGCGATACGGGTGATGTGCAGGCGCTGTTAGGCACCCAAAGCGTAGGTAAAACTCTCAAAGTGCAGCTGGTACGGGGTGGTGCATTAGTTGAATTAGCGATCGCAGTTGGCGAAAAATAA